A DNA window from Thermococcus sp. 4557 contains the following coding sequences:
- a CDS encoding biotin transporter BioY, whose amino-acid sequence MHSRDVAFAALFAALTAVGAQISIPLGPVPITLQVLFVLLGGLVLGARLGFLSQLAYVAMGAVGIPVFAGLQGGFAALYGPTGGYIVAFPIAAFIAGYLTEKTEKKAGMLAGSLGGIAVIYLMGWLRLGLFMNGDFESAFTLGVLPFIPVDVIKAALAVLIADRVIKAIDLG is encoded by the coding sequence ATGCACAGTAGGGACGTGGCGTTTGCGGCTCTCTTTGCCGCTCTGACGGCGGTTGGTGCTCAGATAAGCATCCCGCTAGGTCCGGTTCCGATAACGCTTCAGGTTCTGTTCGTTCTCCTTGGGGGGCTCGTCCTCGGTGCCAGGCTCGGCTTTTTAAGCCAGCTCGCTTACGTGGCCATGGGCGCGGTTGGAATTCCCGTGTTCGCGGGCCTTCAGGGCGGCTTCGCCGCCCTCTACGGGCCGACCGGGGGCTATATAGTCGCCTTCCCGATAGCGGCCTTCATAGCGGGATACCTAACTGAAAAAACGGAGAAAAAAGCGGGCATGCTCGCGGGCTCCCTGGGCGGCATCGCGGTCATCTATCTCATGGGCTGGCTCAGGCTCGGCTTGTTTATGAACGGGGACTTTGAAAGTGCCTTCACGCTTGGGGTGCTGCCCTTTATTCCAGTGGATGTTATAAAAGCTGCCCTGGCGGTTTTGATAGCCGACAGGGTAATAAAAGCAATAGATTTGGGGTGA